A window of Drosophila subobscura isolate 14011-0131.10 chromosome E, UCBerk_Dsub_1.0, whole genome shotgun sequence contains these coding sequences:
- the LOC117891049 gene encoding cleavage and polyadenylation specificity factor subunit 1, producing the protein MFSMCKQTHPATSVEFAISCRFFNNLEENLVVAGANMLKVYRISPNVEAGQRQKLNPNEMRIAPKMRLECLATYFLYGNVMSLQCVSLAGAMQDALLVSFKDAKLSVLQHDPDTYALKTLSLHYFEEEDIRGGWTGRYFVPVVRVDPDARCAVMLVYGKRLVVLPFRKDNSLDEIELTDVKPFKKAPTAMVSRTPIMASYLITLKELDEKIDNVLDIQFLHGYYEPTLLILYEPVRTCPGRIKVRSDTCVLVAISLNIQQRVHPIIWTVNSLPFDCFQVYPIQKPIGGCLVMTVNAVIYLNQSVPPYGVSLNSSADNSTSFPLKPQDGVRISLDCANFAFIDVDKLVISLRTGELYVLTLCVDSMRTVRNFHFHKAAASVLTSCICVCHSEYIFLGSRLGNSLLLHFTEEDQSTVITLDVDAEQQAEQQQQQQQQVQLSEEQDIEEIFDVDQMESAPTQAKSRRIEDEELEVYGSGAKASVLQLRKFVFEVCDSLINVAPINYMCAGERVEFEEDGTTLRPHAESLHDLKIELVAATGHSKNGALSVFVNCINPQIITSFELEGCLDVWTVFDDATKKTSRHDQHDFMLLSQRNSTLVLQTGQEINEIENTGFTVNQATIFVGNLGQQRFIVQVTTRHVRLLQGTRLIQNVPIDVGSPVVQVAIADPYVCLRMLNGQVITLALRETRGTPRLAINKHTITSSPAVVAIAAYKDLSGLFTVKSDDVLNLTGGTGSGFGHSFGGYMKAEPNMKVEDEEDLLYGDAGNAFKINSMAVLAQQSKQKNSDWWRRLLVQAKPSYWLVVSRKSGTLEIYSMPDMKLVYHINDVGNGAMVLSDALEFVSLSSSSQENSKVGIVQSCMPQHANSPLPLELSLVGLGLSGERPVLMVRTRVELLIYQVFRYPKGNLKIRFRKLEQLNLLDQQPSHIELEEDEEEEELESYNMQPKYVQKLRPFSNVGGLAGIMVCGVNPCFVFLTARGELRIHRLQGNGDVRSFAAFNNVNIPNGFLYFDTTFELKISVLPSYLSYDSVWPVRKVPLRCTPRQLVYHRENRVYCLITQTEEPMTKYYRFNGEDKELSEESRGERFIYPNGSQFEMVLISPETWEIVPDASILFEPWEHVTAFKIVKLSYEGTRSGLKEYLCIGTNFNYSEDITSRGNIHIYDIIEVVPEPGKPMTKFKLKEVFKKEQKGPVSAISDVLGFLVTGLGQKIYIWQLRDGDLIGVAFIDTNIYVHQIITVKSLIFIADVYKSISLLRFQEEHRTLSLASRDFNPLEVYGIEFMVDNSNLGFLVTDAERNLIVYMYQPEARESLGGQKLIRKADYHLGQVVNTMFRVQCHQRGVHQRQPFLYENKHFVIYGTLDGGLGYCLPLPEKVYRRFLMLQNVLLSYQDHLCGLNPKEFRTLKSFKKQGLNPSRCIIDGDLIWSYRLLPNSDRNEVAKKIGTRTEEILSDLLEIERLSGVF; encoded by the exons ATGTTCTCCATGTGCAAGCAAACCCACCCCGCCACGTCGGTGGAGTTCGCCATCTCGTGCCGGTTCTTCAACAATCTGGAGGAGAATCTCGTCGTGGCCGGCGCCAACATGCTGAAAGTCTACCGCATCTCGCCCAATGTGGAGGCGGGTCAGCGCCAGAAGCTGAATCCCAACGAAATGCGCATCGCTCCGAAGATGCGGCTCGAGTGCCTGGCCACCTACTTTCTCTATGGCAATGTGATGTCGCTGCAGTGCGTCTCACTGGCGGGCGCCATGCAGGATGCGCTGCTGGTTAGCTTCAAGGATGCGAAGCTGTCGGTGCTGCAGCACGACCCGGACACGTATGCCCTAAAGACGCTCTCCCTGCACTActtcgaggaggaggacattCGAGGTGGCTGGACGGGTCGCTACTTTGTGCCGGTGGTGCGGGTGGACCCGGACGCCCGCTGTGCCGTCATGCTGGTCTATGGCAAGcggctggtggtgctgccctTCCGCAAGGACAACAGCCTGGACGAGATCGAGCTGACGGACGTGAAGCCCTTCAAGAAAGCACCCACAGCCATGGTCTCGCGGACGCCCATCATGGCCTCCTACCTGATAACCCTCAAAGAGCTGGACGAGAAGATTGACAACGTGCTGGACATACAGTTCCTGCACGGCTACTACGAGCCCACGCTCCTGATCCTCTACGAGCCGGTGCGCACCTGCCCGGGCCGCATCAAAGTACGCTCAGACACCTGCGTGCTGGTGGCCATCTCCCTGAACATTCAGCAGCGCGTTCATCCGATTATCTGGACAGTGAATAGTCTGCCATTTGACTGTTTCCAG GTTTATCCGATCCAAAAGCCCATTGGCGGCTGCCTGGTGATGACTGTGAACGCCGTTATCTACCTCAACCAGAGTGTGCCGCCGTATGGCGTCAGCCTGAACAGCTCGGCGGACAACAGCACCAGCTTCCCCCTCAAGCCGCAGGATGGAGTGCGAATCAGCCTGGATTGTGCGAACTTCGCGTTCATTGATGTCGACAAGCTGGTGATCTCGCTGCGCACGGGCGAGCTGTATGTGCTGACCCTCTGCGTGGACTCTATGCGCACTGTGAggaattttcactttcacaaaGCGGCCGCCAGTGTGCTGACCAGCTGCATTTGTGTCTGCCATTCGGAGTACATTTTCCTGGGCTCGCGTCTGGGCaattccctgctgctgcacttcacCGAGGAGGATCAGAGCACGGTCATCAcactggatgtggatgcggaacAGCAGgcggagcaacagcaacagcagcagcagcaggtgcagctgTCCGAGGAGCAGGACATTGAGGAGATCTTCGATGTGGACCAAATGGAATCGGCACCCACTCAGGCCAAGTCACGGCGCATCGAAGACGAGGAGTTGGAG GTGTACGGATCGGGGGCAAAGGCTtcggtgctgcagctgcgaaaATTCGTCTTTGAGGTCTGCGACAGCCTCATCAATGTGGCGCCCATCAATTACATGTGCGCCGGCGAGCGCGTGGAGTTCGAGGAGGATGGCACTACGCTGCGACCGCATGCAGAGTCGCTGCACGACCTGAAGATCGAGCTGGTGGCCGCCACGGGGCACAGTAAAAACGGTGCCCTCTCCGTCTTTGTGAACTGCATCAATCCGCAGATCATCACCAGCTTCGAGCTGGAGGGCTGCCTGGATGTGTGGACGGTGTTCGATGATGCCACAAAGAAGACCTCGCGGCATGATCAGCACGATTTCATGCTGCTCTCGCAGAGGAACTCCACTTTGGTCCTGCAGACCGGCCAGGAGATCAATGAGATTGAGAACACCGGATTCACGGTGAATCAGGCCACCATATTTGTGGGCAATCTCGGCCAGCAGCGGTTCATTGTGCAG GTCACCACGCGCCATGTGCGCCTGCTGCAGGGCACACGCCTCATCCAGAATGTGCCCATCGATGTGGGCTCGCCCGTGGTGCAGGTGGCCATAGCCGATCCCTATGTCTGTCTGCGCATGCTCAACGGCCAGGTTATCACGCTGGCACTGCGTGAGACGCGCGGCACTCCCCGACTGGCCATCAACAAGCACACCATCACGAGCTCGCCCGCGGTGGTGGCCATTGCCGCGTACAAGGATCTGTCGGGTCTGTTTACGGTCAAGTCGGACGATGTGCTCAATCTGACGGGTGGCACGGGCAGTGGCTTCGGCCACAGCTTCGGGGGCTACATGAAGGCGGAGCCCAACATGAAggtggaggatgaggaggaccTGCTGTACGGCGATGCGGGAAATGCCTTCAAGATCAACAGCATGGCGGTGCTCGCACAGCAATCGAAGCAAAAGAACTCGGACTGGTGGCGCCGACTGCTGGTGCAGGCAAAGCCCAGCTACTGGCTGGTTGTCTCCCGCAAGAGTGGCACCCTGGAGATCTACTCGATGCCGGACATGAAGCTCGTCTATCACATCAATGATGTGGGCAACGGGGCCATGGTGCTCTCGGATGCCCTGGAGTTTGTTTCCCTCTCATCGAGCTCGCAGGAGAACTCCAAGGTGGGCATTGTCCAGTCCTGCATGCCGCAGCACGCCAACTCACCGCTGCCCCTCGAACTGAGTCTTGTGGGTCTGGGCCTCAGTGGAGAGCGACCCGTGCTGATGGTGCGCACGCGCGTGGAGCTGCTCATCTATCAGGTGTTCCGGTATCCCAAGGGCAACCTGAAGATTCGCTTCCGTaagctggagcagctgaatCTCTTGGATCAGCAGCCCTCGCACATagagctggaggaggacgaggaggaggaggagctggagtcgTACAACATGCAACCGAAGTACGTCCAAAAGCTGAGGCCCTTCTCCAATGTCGGCGGCTTGGCCGGCATCATGGTCTGCGGCGTGAATCCCTGCTTTGTCTTCCTCACCGCCCGCGGCGAGCTCCGCATCCACCGGCTGCAGGGCAATGGCGATGTGCGCAGCTTTGCGGCCTTCAACAATGTGAACATACCCAATGGATTCCTCTACTTTGACACCACCTTCGAGCTGAAGATCTCCGTGCTGCCCAGCTACCTGAGCTACGACTCTGTCTGGCCCGTGCGCAAGGTGCCGCTGCGCTGCACGCCCCGCCAACTGGTGTACCATCGCGAGAATCGGGTCTACTGCCTGATCACGCAGACAGAGGAACCGATGACCAAGTACTACCGCTTCAACGGCGAGGACAAGGAGCTGTCCGAGGAGAGCCGCGGCGAGCGGTTCATCTACCCGAATGGCTCGCAGTTCGAGATGGTTCTCATCTCGCCCGAGACCTGGGAGATTGTGCCGGACGCCTCCATTCTCTTCGAGCCGTGGGAGCATGTGACGGCCTTCAAGATCGTGAAGCTGTCGTACGAGGGCACGCGATCTGGTCTCAAGGAGTACCTGTGCATTGGCACCAACTTCAACTACAGCGAGGACATCACCAGTCGCGGCAACATCCACATCTACGACATCATCGAGGTGGTGCCCGAGCCGGGCAAGCCCATGACCAAGTTCAAGCTGAAGGAAGTCTTcaagaaggagcagaaggGCCCCGTCTCGGCCATATCGGATGTGCTGGGCTTCCTGGTCACCGGCCTCGGCCAGAAGATCTACATCTGGCAGCTGCGCGACGGCGATCTCATCGGCGTGGCGTTCATTGACACCAACATCTACGTCCATCAGATCATCACCGTCAAGTCGCTGATCTTCATAGCGGACGTGTACAAGTCGATCAGTTTGCTGCGCTTCCAGGAGGAGCACCGCACCCTCTCGCTGGCCTCGCGCGACTTCAACCCCCTCGAGGTGTACGGCATCGAGTTCATGGTGGACAACAGCAACCTGGGCTTCCTGGTGACGGACGCAGAGCGCAATCTGATTGTCTACATGTACCAGCCGGAGGCCAGGGAATCGCTCGGCGGCCAGAAGCTCATCCGCAAGGCGGACTACCATCTGGGGCAGGTGGTGAACACCATGTTCCGGGTGCAGTGCCACCAGCGGGGCGTGCACCAGCGACAACCCTTCCTCTACGAGAACAAACACTTTGTCATCTACGGCACCCTGGATGGGGGTCTCGGCtactgcctgccgctgcccgagAAGGTCTACCGTCGCTTCCTTATGCTGCAGAACGTTCTGCTCTCGTACCAGGATCACCTGTGCGGCCTCAATCCCAAGGAGTTCCGCACCCTGAAGTCGTTCAAGAAGCAGGGCCTCAATCCCTCGCGCTGCATCATCGACGGGGACCTGATTTGGTCGTATCGCCTGCTACCCAACTCCGATCGCAATGAGGTGGCCAAGAAGATTGGCACGCGAACTGAGGAGATTCTCTCCGATCTGTTGGAGATCGAACGCCTCTCTGGTGTCTTCTAG